From a single Stomoxys calcitrans chromosome 4, idStoCalc2.1, whole genome shotgun sequence genomic region:
- the LOC106084317 gene encoding 27 kDa hemolymph protein, translated as MEVPTLVFVFFAVAFMTVQAELDLSNINVNDLQNQLPAELPKTNLTLDDAKTLIKDKCIQQAGKENGTAAFDEIEASTMTLAECVNGIINFTAIQEEINIASPNGDLDVVFNKYCSKKPQAIACIETFSSKITPCLDEEERESQNVLMRIVKSLLNFVCHKDGDQIALFIAEKGPECLEANKDGIQNCINSTFSGYVPAEGIDNVKTLPKLVMGTQQCDDIEQLEACIVRKLETCNDTTPANIAESMFRFIKNETICRTAKAHKQTGISGTANNAGTLSMQAIFFIIFIQLVTYLKRKQFV; from the coding sequence ATGGAAGTGCCAACTTTGGTTTTCGTGTTCTTTGCGGTTGCATTCATGACAGTACAGGCCGAACTAGATTTGAGCAACATAAACGTAAATGATTTACAAAATCAATTACCCGCAGAGTTGCCCAAGACCAATCTTACCCTAGACGATGCCAAAACATTGATCAAAGACAAATGCATACAACAGGCTGGCAAGGAAAACGGTACAGCAGCCTTCGACGAGATCGAAGCATCAACCATGACATTGGCCGAATGTGTTAATGGCATAATCAATTTTACCGCTATACAAGAGGAAATCAACATTGCCTCACCAAACGGCGATCTGGATGTGGTGTTCAacaagtattgttcaaaaaaACCTCAGGCCATAGCCTGCATTGAAACGTTCAGTTCGAAAATAACCCCCTGTCTGGACGAAGAGGAGCGCGAGAGTCAAAATGTTCTAATGCGTATTGTTAAGAGCCTTCTCAACTTTGTATGCCACAAGGATGGTGACCAAATTGCACTCTTCATTGCCGAAAAGGGTCCCGAATGCTTGGAAGCCAACAAGGATGGCATACAAAACTGCATTAATAGCACATTCTCTGGTTATGTACCAGCCGAGGGCATAGATAATGTCAAGACTTTGCCCAAACTAGTCATGGGCACGCAACAATGTGATGACATTGAACAATTGGAAGCATGCATTGTTAGGAAACTAGAGACCTGTAATGACACAACACCGGCCAACATTGCCGAATCCATGTTTCGGTTCATTAAAAATGAAACCATTTGCCGCACAGCCAAAGCCCATAAACAGACTGGCATTAGTGGAACGGCCAACAATGCTGGTACATTAAGTATGCAAGCGATCTTCTTCATAATATTCATACAGTTAGTGACGTACTTGAAACGTAAGCAGTTTGTTTAA